CGCCTCGTTGACGTTCGAGACACCCGGCCGAGGGACCTACGACATCAGCGAGCGCGTTCAACAGGTGGTGAGGGAAGCGCGCATTGCGCAGGGTATCTGCAACCTGTTCGTCCAGCACACCAGCGCTTCGCTGATCGTCTGCGAGAACGCGGATCCTGCCGTGCGAGGCGATCTCGAGCGCTTTCTCGCGCGCGTCGTTCCCGACGGTGACCCGCTCTTCAGTCATGTTGCCGAGGGAGCCGACGACATGCCGGCTCACATAAGGAGTGTGCTCACGGCGACATCGCTGTGCATGCCCGTCGAGAGCGGACGCTGCGCGCTGGGGACGTGGCAGGGCATCTACCTCTTCGAGCACCGCTTCCATGGCCATGGCCGGCGCGTGCAGGTAAGCGTTATGGGCATCGCTATCCAGTCCTAATGTCCTGCATCCCAAATCTCGCACACCATTCATCGGCCCTTGACGCCGCTCGAGCCAGCGACCGTCCTTTTGACTATCTCCTTGAAATAGCGCTGCTATTCCGGGATCGATTCGCCGGCCCGAGCGACGCCAATCGCTCGCAGACTTAGGTACGAAATCATGGACGCAGGACACTAGTGAACAACAAGTGAGCGATCAGGCCCATGCTTGTCGTAACGCAAAGCAGGATCAGCGATGCGGCGTAGCGGTCGTTTCGTCGCTTCATGCGCGCCGAGGCTGTGGCGAAAGCGAGCAGGCACGATAGCAGGCCCATGATCATCAAGGGAAAGGCGAGCTCGACTCGACCGGTGTCCCAGTGCGCCGGGGGGTCGTTTCCCAGGAAACGATCGAACATGGTCGGCTCATCCGGTCTTGCGCTGAGCCAGAGCAG
This is a stretch of genomic DNA from Pseudomonadota bacterium. It encodes these proteins:
- a CDS encoding secondary thiamine-phosphate synthase enzyme YjbQ; this encodes MKASAALSFHAASLTFETPGRGTYDISERVQQVVREARIAQGICNLFVQHTSASLIVCENADPAVRGDLERFLARVVPDGDPLFSHVAEGADDMPAHIRSVLTATSLCMPVESGRCALGTWQGIYLFEHRFHGHGRRVQVSVMGIAIQS